In Elaeis guineensis isolate ETL-2024a chromosome 1, EG11, whole genome shotgun sequence, a genomic segment contains:
- the LOC140856599 gene encoding acetyl-coenzyme A synthetase, chloroplastic/glyoxysomal-like, with the protein MGFAQDAVMMHDDSRLVQMDRMKFVKTLEHQDVIVDSERQEHLDCGRLDLIVTYRDIRVDDVINVSGHRIGTAEVESALVSHPQCAEAAGLELSMRSKGREYMHLSHWWKVFLTVKNSRNLILTVRNQIGAFAAPDKIHWAPGLPKTRSGKIMRRILRKIASRQLDELGDTSTLADPSVVDQLISLSDC; encoded by the exons ATGGGGTTTGCACAGGATGCTGTCATGATGCACGACGATAGCAGGTTAGTGCAGATGGACCGCATGAAGTTTGTCAAGACTTTGGAGCACCAAGATGTGATTGTAGACTCAG AAAGACaagagcatctggattgtggtcgacttgatctcattgTGACTtacagggatatcag AGTTGACGATGTTATCAATGTCAG TGGACACCGTATTGGCACTGCAGAGGTTGAATCTGCCCTGGTATCACATCCTCAATGTGCAGAGGCTGCTGGGTTGGAGTTGAGCATGAG GTCAAAGGGCAGGGAATATATGCATTTGTCACATTGGTGGAAGGTGTTCCTTACAGTGAAGAACTCCAGAAACCTCATATTAACAGTTCGAAACCAG ATTGGTGCATTTGCTGCTCCTGACAAAATCCACTGGGCACCTGGACTCCCAAAAACAAGGAGCGGAAAGATCATGAGAAGGATTCTCAGGAAAATTGCTTCCAGGCAGCTGGATGAGCTTGGTGATACGAGTACCCTTGCTGACCCAAGTGTGGTGGACCAGCTGATTTCACTCAGCGATTGCTAG